A window of Poecilia reticulata strain Guanapo linkage group LG7, Guppy_female_1.0+MT, whole genome shotgun sequence genomic DNA:
gtgtgtttgcaatAGGAGGAAGTGATGACCATTAATCAAAGAAGAACTTACACAATTGGAAATAAATCCAATGTGATGGACATGAGGTTCTCAGTCCGGTGTTGCATAACAACATCAAGGTTGTAAAACAGCCTTTACAGTCTGTTACTCAACCTTGGACTATACTGCAGCAATTCCTGACAATCTCTTACCTTGTCAATGAAGGAGGCAAAGCGGTTGTTGAGGCCCTTGATCTGGTCTTTCTCTTTGGTGCGGACAWCTTGGATTGTGGGGTCAATCTCGAGGTTCAGAGGGGCCAGAAGACTCTTGTTCACGCTGACGGCAGTGAGGGGGGCCGTGCCCCCTCCATAGCCCATACCAAAGCCTCCTGCACCGCCCATGCTGGAGCCAACACTGTACGCAGAGCTGCTGGTCATTCCTGCRCCTCCAAAGCCGCCTCCATAGGATTTGTAGGACCTACGGGAGCTGAAGCCTCCAGCAGGTCCAGcgtaggagctgctgctgaagtTTCCAGGAGAAGAGCTCTTGTAGGAGGTAGTTTTGACCCTGAAAGACATTATGCAGGCTAATTTTTTAAGAAAGGAAATGGAATTAGGATGTCAGGCAGGCAGACCAGTGAAGGGCAGAGACCAAAGTGGGACAGAC
This region includes:
- the LOC108166422 gene encoding keratin, type II cytoskeletal 8-like, which produces MSFRVKTTSYKSSSPGNFSSSSYAGPAGGFSSRRSYKSYGGGFGGAGMTSSSAYSVGSSMGGAGGFGMGYGGGTAPLTAVSVNKSLLAPLNLEIDPTIQXVRTKEKDQIKGLNNRFASFIDKVRFLEQQNKMLETKWXLLQEQTTIHSNTSAMFEAYIANLRKQLDGLGNDKIKLEGELHNMQGLVEDFKKNSAAGYSTTSKKNVIVKTIETNDGKLVSESSNIIEK